Proteins co-encoded in one Populus trichocarpa isolate Nisqually-1 chromosome 10, P.trichocarpa_v4.1, whole genome shotgun sequence genomic window:
- the LOC7489409 gene encoding cytochrome P450 CYP749A22, with product MVNEQVVVVFAAFFDRFYNAAHYLHVVVVFATCLEDRARWEFSEEHILLAAMANPIFYFSSCLFLSIVIILVKFFHKVWWTPIRIQSSMKSQGIKGPSYRFLHGMNFLQWYGPQPQLIITEPELIKEILNNKDRAYPKAKAPNYVKQLLGDGLVTSEGEKWLKMRKLANHAFHGGSLKNMIPAMIASSEIILQRWRHYESKEIDVFREFKVLTSEIISRTAFGSSYLEGQHIFDMLTRMAHIISGNNYRIRIPGIGKFFKTSDDIESENLEATIRSSFMNMMKKREQEAMLGNIDGYGHDFFGLLLEAYHDSDKTKKISVDDLIDECKTFYVGGQETTSSLLTWSVLLLAIHTDWQDKARNEVLELFGQQNPGQDSIAKLKIMSMVINESLRLYSPAAVVIRRVEREIKMGKITVPANMEVLISTLALHQNPEIWGEDVHLFKPERFAEGLAKATKNNIAAFFPFGLGPRTCVGVNFALTETKVALSMILQRYRFTLSPTYAHCPVEVLQKQRLHSL from the exons ATGGTAAACGAGCAA GTGGTTGTTGTTTTTGCTGCTTTTTTCGATAGATTCTACAATGCAGCTCACTATCTACACGTGGTGGTTGTTTTTGCTACCTGTCTAGAGGATAGAGCCAGATGGGAAT TCAGTGAAGAACACATTCTTCTAGCAGCAATGGCGAACCCAATATTCTACTTTTCAAGCTGTCTGTTCTTATCCATTGTCATTATTCTCGTCAAGTTCTTTCATAAAGTGTGGTGGACTCCAATTCGCATTCAGTCGTCGATGAAGTCACAAGGAATCAAAGGCCCTTCTTATAGATTCCTGCATG GGATGAACTTCCTTCAATGGTACGGTCCACAACCACAATTGATCATCACAGAACCTGAGCTGATCAAAGAGATATTGAACAACAAAGATAGAGCATACCCAAAAGCAAAGGCCCCAAATTACGTAAAGCAGCTCCTAGGTGATGGACTTGTCACATCAGAAGGTGAAAAATGGTTAAAGATGAGAAAACTGGCCAACCATGCTTTCCATGGAGGGAGCTTAAAA AATATGATTCCAGCAATGATTGCCAGTTCAGAGATTATACTTCAAAGATGGAGACATTATGAGAGCAAGGAGATAGATGTGTTTCGAGAGTTCAAGGTTTTAACATCAGAAATTATTTCCAGGACAGCTTTTGGAAGCAGCTACTTGGAAGGGCAGCACATATTTGATATGCTAACGAGGATGGCTCACATTATTTCAGGAAACAATTACAGAATTAGAATTCCTGGAATTGG AAAATTTTTTAAGACAAGTGATGACATTGAATCAGAAAATCTGGAAGCGACAATAAGAAGCTCTTTCATGAACATGATGAAGAAAAGAGAGCAAGAGGCAATGTTAGGAAATATAGATGGCTATGGACATGATTTCTTTGGATTGCTCCTAGAGGCCTATCACGATTCGGATAAGACCAAGAAAATATCAGTAGATGACCTCATTGATGAGTGCAAGACTTTTTATGTAGGTGGGCAGGAAACGACATCAAGCTTACTTACCTGGAGTGTTCTTCTTCTAGCAATTCACACAGATTGGCAAGATAAAGCAAGGAATGAGGTGCTTGAATTATTTGGCCAACAAAATCCAGGTCAAGATAGCAttgcaaaattgaaaatt ATGAGTATGGTAATTAATGAATCTCTAAGACTATATTCTCCTGCTGCTGTTGTGATAAGGAGAGTTGAAAGGGAAATTAAAATGGGAAAAATAACTGTTCCAGCTAATATGGAAGTCCTCATTTCAACTTTAGCACTTCATCAAAATCCTGAAATATGGGGAGAAGatgttcatctttttaaacCAGAGAGATTTGCAGAAGGGTTAGCTAAAGctacaaaaaataacattgcTGCATTCTTTCCATTTGGTTTGGGACCTCGAACTTGTGTGGGGGTGAACTTTGCACTTACAGAAACAAAGGTTGCACTCTCTATGATCCTGCAACGTTACAGGTTTACTCTCTCACCAACTTATGCCCACTGCCCAGTTGAAGTCTTACAGAAACAAAGGTTGCACTCTCTATGA
- the LOC7482247 gene encoding cytochrome P450 CYP749A22 isoform X2: MEALIIFILSCLCVLFILHLIKFFIKVWWDPIRIQSAMRSQGMKGPPYRFLHGNTKEIYNMRNEIMSSPMELSHQMLARIQPHVYSWIKLYGMNFLNWYGPQAQLVITEPKLIKEVLSNKDGAYPKLVIQNYAEKLLGDGLVLSQGKKWLKMRKLAIHAFHAESLKGTIPAMIVSVETMLDRWRREGIKEIEVFQEFKVLTSEIISRAAFRSSYLEGKNIFDMLTRMALIVGRNNYKVGISGIKFFKTRDDIESEKLDRGIRDSMLKVIKRREEVMMGTEPDGYGSDFLGLLLKAYHENDKTKKISIDDLIDECKTFYVAGHETTTSSLTWTLLFLAIHTDWQNRAREEVLQIFGQQNPCPDSIGRLKTMTMIVNESLRLYPPVFNLTREVQREVKLGKLIVPAKMTLSLSVLALHNNPQIWGEDAHLFKPERFAGGVAEATKNNATAFLPFGLGPRSCVGLNFALSEIKIALSMILQHYRFTLSPTYVHSPEHILTISPRYGLQILFEAL, encoded by the exons ATGGAAGCCCTGATAATTTTCATTCTAAGTTGCCTGTGTGTGCTTTTCATTCTACATCTCATAAAGTTCTTCATCAAAGTATGGTGGGATCCAATTCGAATACAATCTGCGATGAGGTCACAAGGCATGAAAGGTCCTCCTTACAGGTTCCTACATGGAAACACCAAAGAGATTTACAATATGAGAAATGAAATCATGAGCAGTCCAATGGAACTATCACACCAGATGCTTGCTAGAATTCAACCTCATGTTTATTCATGGATCAAGCTATATG GGATGAACTTTCTTAATTGGTATGGTCCCCAAGCTCAATTAGTAATCACTGAACCTAAGCTGATCAAAGAGGTATTGAGCAATAAAGATGGAGCATACCCTAAATTAGTGATCCAGAATTATGCAGAGAAGCTCTTAGGGGATGGGCTTGTATTGTCCCAAGGTAAAAAATGGCTTAAGATGCGTAAACTAGCGATCCACGCGTTTCATGCAGAGAGCTTGAAA GGGACGATTCCAGCAATGATCGTGAGTGTAGAGACAATGCTTGACAGATGGAGACGGGAGGGAATAAAGGAAATTGAGGTCTTCCAAGAATTCAAGGTCTTAACATCAGAGATTATTTCCAGGGCTGCTTTCAGAAGCAGTTATCTGGAAGGGAAAAACATCTTTGATATGCTGACCAGAATGGCTCTCATAGTTGGCAGAAACAACTATAAAGTTGGAATTTCTGGGATTAA ATTTTTCAAGACAAGGGATGATATTGAATCAGAGAAACTTGATCGAGGGATACGGGACTCTATGTTAAAGGTtataaagagaagagaagaggtgATGATGGGTACTGAACCAGATGGTTATGGAAGTGATTTTCTTGGTCTACTTCTAAAGGCTTATCATGAAAATGATAAGACCAAGAAAATATCAATAGATGATCTGATCGATGAGTGCAAGACTTTTTATGTTGCTGGACATGAAACAACCACAAGCTCACTTACCTGGACGCTTCTCTTTCTAGCAATTCATACAGATTGGCAAAACAGAGCAAGGGAGGAGGTGCTTCAAATATTTGGCCAGCAAAATCCATGTCCTGATAGTATTGGAAGACTGAAAACT ATGACCATGATTGTTAATGAGTCTTTAAGGCTATATCCTCCAGTTTTCAATCTCACGAGAGAAGTCCAAAGGGAAGTCAAACTGGGGAAGCTAATTGTTCCGGCAAAGATGACTCTGAGTTTGTCAGTACTTGCACTTCACAATAATCCACAAATATGGGGGGAAGATGCTCACCTTTTCAAACCAGAAAGATTTGCAGGCGGGGTGGCCGAAGCTACCAAGAATAATGCCACTGCTTTTCTTCCATTCGGCTTGGGACCTCGAAGTTGTGTGGGCTTGAACTTTGCACTTTCAGAAATTAAGATTGCACTCTCTATGATTCTACAGCATTACAGGTTCACTTTGTCACCCACCTATGTCCACTCGCCAGAGCACATTCTAACAATAAGCCCACGATATGGACTTCAAATCCTATTCGAGGCACTGTAA
- the LOC7482247 gene encoding cytochrome P450 CYP749A22 isoform X1, translating to MEALIIFILSCLCVLFILHLIKFFIKVWWDPIRIQSAMRSQGMKGPPYRFLHGNTKEIYNMRNEIMSSPMELSHQMLARIQPHVYSWIKLYGMNFLNWYGPQAQLVITEPKLIKEVLSNKDGAYPKLVIQNYAEKLLGDGLVLSQGKKWLKMRKLAIHAFHAESLKGTIPAMIVSVETMLDRWRREGIKEIEVFQEFKVLTSEIISRAAFRSSYLEGKNIFDMLTRMALIVGRNNYKVGISGIKRFFKTRDDIESEKLDRGIRDSMLKVIKRREEVMMGTEPDGYGSDFLGLLLKAYHENDKTKKISIDDLIDECKTFYVAGHETTTSSLTWTLLFLAIHTDWQNRAREEVLQIFGQQNPCPDSIGRLKTMTMIVNESLRLYPPVFNLTREVQREVKLGKLIVPAKMTLSLSVLALHNNPQIWGEDAHLFKPERFAGGVAEATKNNATAFLPFGLGPRSCVGLNFALSEIKIALSMILQHYRFTLSPTYVHSPEHILTISPRYGLQILFEAL from the exons ATGGAAGCCCTGATAATTTTCATTCTAAGTTGCCTGTGTGTGCTTTTCATTCTACATCTCATAAAGTTCTTCATCAAAGTATGGTGGGATCCAATTCGAATACAATCTGCGATGAGGTCACAAGGCATGAAAGGTCCTCCTTACAGGTTCCTACATGGAAACACCAAAGAGATTTACAATATGAGAAATGAAATCATGAGCAGTCCAATGGAACTATCACACCAGATGCTTGCTAGAATTCAACCTCATGTTTATTCATGGATCAAGCTATATG GGATGAACTTTCTTAATTGGTATGGTCCCCAAGCTCAATTAGTAATCACTGAACCTAAGCTGATCAAAGAGGTATTGAGCAATAAAGATGGAGCATACCCTAAATTAGTGATCCAGAATTATGCAGAGAAGCTCTTAGGGGATGGGCTTGTATTGTCCCAAGGTAAAAAATGGCTTAAGATGCGTAAACTAGCGATCCACGCGTTTCATGCAGAGAGCTTGAAA GGGACGATTCCAGCAATGATCGTGAGTGTAGAGACAATGCTTGACAGATGGAGACGGGAGGGAATAAAGGAAATTGAGGTCTTCCAAGAATTCAAGGTCTTAACATCAGAGATTATTTCCAGGGCTGCTTTCAGAAGCAGTTATCTGGAAGGGAAAAACATCTTTGATATGCTGACCAGAATGGCTCTCATAGTTGGCAGAAACAACTATAAAGTTGGAATTTCTGGGATTAA AAGATTTTTCAAGACAAGGGATGATATTGAATCAGAGAAACTTGATCGAGGGATACGGGACTCTATGTTAAAGGTtataaagagaagagaagaggtgATGATGGGTACTGAACCAGATGGTTATGGAAGTGATTTTCTTGGTCTACTTCTAAAGGCTTATCATGAAAATGATAAGACCAAGAAAATATCAATAGATGATCTGATCGATGAGTGCAAGACTTTTTATGTTGCTGGACATGAAACAACCACAAGCTCACTTACCTGGACGCTTCTCTTTCTAGCAATTCATACAGATTGGCAAAACAGAGCAAGGGAGGAGGTGCTTCAAATATTTGGCCAGCAAAATCCATGTCCTGATAGTATTGGAAGACTGAAAACT ATGACCATGATTGTTAATGAGTCTTTAAGGCTATATCCTCCAGTTTTCAATCTCACGAGAGAAGTCCAAAGGGAAGTCAAACTGGGGAAGCTAATTGTTCCGGCAAAGATGACTCTGAGTTTGTCAGTACTTGCACTTCACAATAATCCACAAATATGGGGGGAAGATGCTCACCTTTTCAAACCAGAAAGATTTGCAGGCGGGGTGGCCGAAGCTACCAAGAATAATGCCACTGCTTTTCTTCCATTCGGCTTGGGACCTCGAAGTTGTGTGGGCTTGAACTTTGCACTTTCAGAAATTAAGATTGCACTCTCTATGATTCTACAGCATTACAGGTTCACTTTGTCACCCACCTATGTCCACTCGCCAGAGCACATTCTAACAATAAGCCCACGATATGGACTTCAAATCCTATTCGAGGCACTGTAA
- the LOC7482248 gene encoding cytochrome P450 CYP749A22: protein MGNLAFYISCCMCLAFLSILVKFLKEVWWKPIRIQSMMRSQGIRGPSYKFIHGNTKEIINMRKSVQSTPMELSHHELLPIVQPHIHAWIKLYGMTFMYWHGSQAQLVVTEPDLIKEIFNNKNGAFPKRNLPVYMKKLLGDGIVAANGEKWFKLRKLSNHAFHAECLKSMIPAMIASVEVMLKRWRQHDGKEIDVFQEFKLLTSEIISRTAFGSSYLEGQHVFDMLTRMGDIIVRNHYKITIPGIRKFVKMRDDIESDKLEQEIRNCFINMIKNREKAAMEGKWGDFGSDFLGILLLAHHETDKAKRISVEDIIDECKTFYFAGHETTRTSLTWIVLLLAFHTDWQDKARREVLELFGMQNPNPEGITKLKTVSMIINETLRLYSPAIHIPRMVRKEVRLGKLIIPANTEIYIPLVVVHHNPEIWGEDAHLFKPERFADGVAKATNNNMNAFLPFGLGPRSCVGLNFSFTETKIALAMILQHYRFTLSPTYIHSPAHLLTMSPQHGVQIMLETL, encoded by the exons ATGGGAAACCTGGCATTCTATATCTCATGTTGCATGTGTTTAGCCTTCCTCTCAATTCTTGTCAAGTTCTTGAAAGAAGTATGGTGGAAACCAATTCGCATACAATCCATGATGAGGTCACAAGGAATCAGAGGCCCTTCTTATAAATTCATCCATGGAAACACCAAAGAGATTATCAATATGAGAAAGAGTGTCCAAAGCACTCCCATGGAGTTATCACATCATGAGTTGCTCCCGATAGTACAGCCACACATTCATGCATGGATCAAGCTATATG GGATGACTTTCATGTATTGGCATGGTTCTCAAGCTCAACTGGTTGTGACGGAACCTGATCTGATTAAAGAAATCTTTAACAATAAAAACGGAGCATTTCCGAAAAGAAATCTTCCAGTTTACATGAAGAAGCTATTGGGGGATGGAATTGTAGCAGCCAATGGTGAAAAATGGTTCAAGCTGCGAAAACTATCCAACCATGCTTTCCATGCAGAGTGCTTGAAA AGCATGATTCCGGCAATGATTGCCAGTGTCGAGGTGATGCTAAAAAGATGGAGACAACATGATGGCAAGGAGATTGACGTGTTTCAAGAGTTCAAGCTTTTGACATCAGAAATTATTTCCAGGACAGCTTTTGGAAGCAGCTACCTGGAAGGACAACATgtatttgacatgttaaccagaATGGGTGACATTATTGTCAGGAACCATTATAAGATTACAATTCCTGGAATTAG AAAATTTGTGAAAATGAGGGATGATATTGAATCAGACAAGCTCGAGCAAGAGATAAGAAATTGCTTCATAAATATGATTAAGAATAGAGAGAAAGCAGCCATGGAGGGAAAATGGGGTGACTTTGGAAGTGATTTTCTTGGAATACTATTGTTGGCTCATCATGAAACAGATAAGGCAAAACGAATATCTGTTGAAGACATCATTGATGAATGCAAAACCTTCTATTTTGCTGGACATGAAACAACCAGAACCTCACTCACCTGGATTGTTCTTCTTCTAGCATTTCATACAGATTGGCAGGATAAGGCCAGGAGGGAGGTCCTTGAATTATTTGGCATGCAAAATCCAAACCCAGAAGGCATCACAAAACTGAAGACG GTGAGCATGATTATCAATGAAACTCTACGATTATATTCTCCTGCTATTCACATCCCAAGGATGGTCCGCAAGGAAGTAAGATTGGGGAAGCTAATTATTCCAGCAAATACAGAAATCTATATTCCACTTGTTGTAGTTCACCATAACCCTGAAATATGGGGAGAAGATGCTCACCTTTTCAAGCCAGAGAGATTTGCAGATGGGGTCGCTAAAGCTACAAACAATAACATGAATGCATTTCTTCCATTTGGCTTGGGACCTCGGAGTTGTGTGGGGTTAAACTTCTCATTTACTGAAACAAAGATTGCGCTTGCAATGATCCTGCAACATTACAGGTTTACTTTATCTCCAACTTATATCCACTCACCAGCTCACCTTCTTACGATGTCCCCACAACATGGAGTCCAAATCATGCTCGAGACCTTGTAA